One Weissella ceti DNA window includes the following coding sequences:
- a CDS encoding metal ABC transporter permease, with translation MFASIQDFIVALGQYNFLQSALMASIMVGIMSGIIGSFIILRGMSLMGDAISHSVLPGVAVAYMLGINMLWGAATFGVIAALLIGFVSTHSKLKNDTAIGIVFSAFFALGFILISMAESSTNLHHILFGNVLAVSDSDLVTTVIILAIVILFVVLFFKELQITSFDETFARVYGLKTYLIQYGLMIVLTLVTVTALQTVGIILIVAMLITPAAIAFLWTNKLSTMLALASAFGTVSSVVGLYLSYTFNWASGPAIVLVAAIIFLVSFFIAPKQGFIQKLGGKNA, from the coding sequence ATGTTTGCTAGTATTCAAGATTTTATTGTCGCTTTAGGACAATACAACTTCCTACAAAGTGCCTTGATGGCTTCAATCATGGTTGGAATCATGTCAGGTATCATCGGAAGTTTCATCATTCTTCGTGGAATGTCATTGATGGGAGATGCGATTTCTCACTCAGTTCTTCCTGGAGTTGCCGTTGCGTACATGCTTGGAATTAACATGCTTTGGGGAGCAGCTACATTCGGAGTTATCGCAGCGCTATTGATTGGTTTCGTTTCAACTCACAGTAAGTTGAAGAATGATACTGCTATCGGAATTGTTTTCTCAGCATTCTTTGCTTTGGGATTCATTTTGATTTCAATGGCAGAATCATCAACTAACTTGCACCACATCTTGTTTGGTAACGTTTTGGCCGTGTCAGATTCTGACTTGGTTACAACAGTTATCATCTTGGCAATTGTTATCTTGTTTGTGGTTTTGTTCTTCAAGGAATTGCAAATCACATCATTCGACGAAACATTTGCACGTGTGTACGGTTTGAAGACATACTTGATTCAATACGGTTTGATGATCGTTTTGACTCTTGTAACTGTTACTGCTCTTCAAACAGTTGGTATTATCTTGATCGTTGCGATGTTGATCACACCAGCGGCCATTGCATTCTTGTGGACAAACAAGTTGTCAACAATGTTGGCGTTGGCATCAGCATTCGGAACTGTATCATCAGTTGTCGGGCTATACCTTTCATACACATTTAACTGGGCATCGGGGCCCGCTATTGTGTTGGTAGCAGCTATTATTTTCTTGGTGTCATTCTTTATTGCACCAAAGCAAGGATTCATTCAAAAGCTAGGGGGAAAAAATGCTTAA
- a CDS encoding metal ABC transporter ATP-binding protein, with protein MLEVKNLTVGYTATPVFENLSVNFEPAKITGIIGPNGAGKSTMIKGILELIRKQGGEVTVDGQPVTKERQKIAYVEQRANLDLTFPISVFELVLTGTYGKLGLFKSPGQAEKDLAMDALKQVKLEEFKNRQIGGLSGGQLQRVFVARAIVQQAEVVILDEPFVGIDMTSEAEIMNILKKWRDEGKSIIVVHHDLNKVANYFDNLVIMNHGIVAAGPVEEVYTQQNIQKAFSADLGAVLFDNKEEA; from the coding sequence ATGTTAGAGGTAAAGAATTTAACAGTCGGTTACACGGCGACCCCTGTATTTGAAAACTTGTCAGTTAATTTTGAACCGGCAAAAATCACGGGTATCATCGGACCCAACGGAGCTGGGAAGTCAACAATGATCAAGGGTATCTTGGAGTTGATTCGTAAGCAAGGTGGGGAAGTCACAGTTGATGGACAACCCGTCACAAAGGAACGTCAAAAGATTGCGTACGTTGAACAACGTGCCAACTTGGACCTAACCTTCCCGATCAGTGTTTTTGAGTTGGTTCTAACCGGTACATACGGTAAGTTAGGATTATTCAAAAGCCCTGGGCAGGCAGAAAAAGACTTGGCAATGGATGCATTGAAGCAAGTCAAGTTAGAAGAATTTAAGAACCGCCAAATCGGTGGTTTGTCAGGTGGACAATTGCAACGTGTGTTCGTTGCTCGTGCGATTGTTCAACAAGCTGAAGTTGTGATTTTGGACGAACCTTTCGTTGGAATCGACATGACTTCAGAAGCAGAAATCATGAATATCTTGAAGAAGTGGCGTGACGAAGGTAAGTCAATCATCGTTGTTCACCACGACTTGAACAAGGTTGCGAACTACTTTGACAACTTGGTAATCATGAACCACGGTATTGTGGCAGCTGGACCAGTTGAAGAAGTATACACACAACAAAACATTCAAAAGGCCTTCTCTGCCGATCTTGGTGCAGTATTGTTTGATAACAAGGAGGAAGCTTAA